The following are from one region of the Stanieria sp. NIES-3757 genome:
- a CDS encoding peptidase M16 domain protein, whose protein sequence is MTRNQPKKIINWLGLGLITVILLLVVRLPATAETPKHYTELEFAPPPEIQLPNYDRYQLDNGMIVYLVEDHDLPLVNGTALIRTGSRFEPSDQIGLAEITGTVIRSGGTKSHTADELNLLLEQRAASVETAINTTYGSASFNTLTEDLDTVFKLFTEVIREPAFAPEKFELAKNQQRGGISRRNDNPGNIAEREFDKLIYGENSPYARTVEYTTLDKITRQDVIDFYQQYVRPDGMILGIVGDFEPTQMKAAIARSFGDWQVDNSKPQLTIPTASQKYTSGVFLVDRPQLTQSNILLGHLGGTFKNPDYPALSVLNGVMNGFGGRLFNEVRSRQGLAYSVYGTWNGNYDYDGTFIAGGQTQTESTVPFVQSVLTEIERLRNSPVTEQELANAKESILNSFVFNFQDPNQTLSRLMRYEYYGYPEDFIFQYQEKVKATTVEDIQRVAQKYLHPDKIVTLVVGNQKAMNPPLSSLKGTVQTVDISIPQSQNS, encoded by the coding sequence ATGACTAGAAATCAACCGAAAAAAATTATTAATTGGCTTGGTTTAGGATTGATAACGGTTATTTTACTGTTAGTTGTGCGTTTACCAGCAACAGCCGAAACACCAAAACACTATACCGAATTGGAATTTGCGCCACCGCCTGAAATTCAATTACCAAATTATGACCGCTATCAGTTAGATAATGGCATGATAGTTTATTTGGTAGAAGACCATGATTTACCATTGGTTAATGGAACAGCTTTAATTCGTACTGGTTCTCGTTTTGAACCTTCAGATCAAATAGGGTTGGCAGAGATTACAGGAACAGTAATACGTAGTGGTGGGACAAAAAGCCATACTGCTGATGAGTTGAATCTCTTGTTAGAACAAAGAGCAGCTAGTGTAGAAACTGCGATTAATACTACCTATGGTAGTGCAAGTTTTAATACTCTCACAGAAGATTTAGATACTGTATTTAAGTTATTTACCGAAGTGATCCGCGAACCTGCTTTCGCACCAGAAAAATTTGAATTAGCCAAAAATCAACAGCGTGGTGGAATTTCCCGTCGGAATGATAACCCAGGCAATATTGCAGAACGAGAATTTGATAAATTGATTTATGGTGAAAATAGTCCCTACGCCAGAACAGTAGAGTATACAACTCTAGACAAAATTACTCGTCAAGATGTGATTGATTTTTATCAACAATATGTCCGTCCTGATGGCATGATTTTAGGTATCGTAGGAGATTTTGAACCAACTCAAATGAAAGCTGCGATCGCTCGTAGTTTTGGAGATTGGCAAGTTGACAACTCTAAACCTCAATTAACTATTCCAACTGCTTCTCAAAAATATACTAGTGGTGTTTTCTTAGTTGATCGTCCGCAATTAACTCAAAGTAACATTTTGTTGGGACATTTAGGAGGTACTTTTAAAAATCCTGATTATCCTGCTTTAAGTGTACTAAACGGAGTAATGAATGGTTTTGGCGGAAGGCTATTTAACGAAGTGCGATCGCGTCAAGGACTAGCTTATAGTGTATACGGTACCTGGAATGGTAATTATGATTACGATGGTACTTTTATAGCCGGTGGACAAACTCAAACAGAAAGCACTGTTCCTTTTGTTCAGTCTGTCTTAACTGAAATTGAAAGGTTACGAAATAGTCCTGTTACCGAACAAGAGTTGGCTAATGCAAAAGAATCAATTTTGAATTCTTTTGTGTTTAATTTCCAAGATCCCAATCAAACTTTATCTCGTTTGATGCGTTACGAATATTATGGGTATCCCGAAGATTTTATTTTTCAATATCAAGAAAAAGTCAAAGCAACGACAGTAGAAGATATTCAAAGAGTAGCTCAAAAATATTTACACCCAGACAAAATAGTTACTTTAGTAGTGGGTAATCAAAAAGCTATGAATCCGCCTTTAAGTAGTTTAAAAGGAACGGTACAAACGGTAGATATTTCTATTCCTCAATCTCAAAACAGTTGA
- a CDS encoding TetR family transcriptional regulator — MQVFEGRNLVAANQSSNEENTRSRILKAALRLFARQGYDATTTRDLANAAGVAEGTLFRHFANKKAILTEVATAGWIEILTDLLTELSEMGSYKAVAQVMRRRMLHLQHNSDLLRVCFIEAQYHPELRERIQSEVIEKMTDVAEVFFQTAMDKGIYRPMNPKIVAQVFLGMFAIAGFSNQTIIDPQGSPHAIQEMAEGIADIFLHGVLVNTEE; from the coding sequence ATGCAAGTTTTTGAAGGACGGAATTTGGTAGCAGCTAATCAATCTTCTAATGAAGAAAATACTCGCAGTCGTATTCTTAAAGCTGCACTTCGTTTATTTGCACGTCAAGGCTATGATGCTACTACAACTAGGGATTTAGCTAATGCTGCTGGTGTAGCTGAAGGAACCTTATTTCGTCATTTTGCTAATAAAAAAGCCATTCTCACCGAAGTGGCAACCGCAGGTTGGATTGAAATTCTGACTGATTTATTAACCGAATTAAGTGAAATGGGCAGTTACAAAGCAGTAGCTCAAGTGATGCGTCGCCGAATGCTTCATCTACAACATAATAGCGATCTTTTGCGAGTATGCTTCATTGAAGCCCAATATCATCCCGAACTACGAGAACGGATTCAATCCGAAGTAATTGAAAAAATGACCGATGTAGCAGAAGTTTTCTTCCAAACTGCGATGGATAAAGGAATTTATCGCCCCATGAACCCCAAAATTGTCGCTCAAGTTTTCTTAGGGATGTTTGCGATCGCAGGTTTTTCTAATCAAACTATTATCGATCCTCAAGGCTCTCCTCACGCTATTCAAGAAATGGCAGAAGGGATTGCTGATATTTTTCTTCACGGCGTATTAGTCAATACAGAAGAGTAA
- a CDS encoding hypothetical protein (protein of unknown function DUF150) — translation MTHPLVSQIAELATPLAQELNLELVDIVFQTNKKPPVLRIDVRNLSADTSLDDCERMSLALEATLDTTEIIPGSYVLEVSSPGISRTLTTDRDFISFKGFSVIVKTFTPYKERKEWQGKLQGRDEQAVYINQKGKALAIPRHLIAKVQLNDTD, via the coding sequence ATGACCCATCCTCTTGTTTCTCAAATAGCAGAATTGGCAACACCCCTTGCCCAAGAGTTAAACTTAGAATTGGTAGACATAGTTTTTCAAACCAATAAAAAACCACCAGTACTAAGAATAGATGTTCGCAATCTGAGTGCGGATACTAGCCTTGATGACTGCGAACGCATGAGTTTGGCATTAGAAGCAACACTCGATACAACAGAAATTATTCCTGGTTCTTATGTATTAGAAGTATCTAGCCCTGGTATTTCTCGTACTTTAACCACAGACAGGGATTTTATCTCTTTTAAGGGATTTTCGGTTATTGTTAAAACCTTTACTCCTTATAAAGAACGTAAGGAGTGGCAGGGTAAACTTCAAGGACGTGACGAGCAAGCAGTTTATATCAATCAAAAAGGAAAAGCTTTAGCTATCCCTCGCCACTTAATTGCCAAAGTTCAACTAAATGACACTGATTGA
- a CDS encoding peptidase M48 Ste24p, whose protein sequence is MKLLTNLLTIITIILSTSQTTFAQTTVAEANTEKTTVTENYTGTNLPNSDNLERSESKTDSSNDNEVAKKQPTSEQIIRYLKLATADRFYLTGKKVAAEKLYREVKQPWEIEKNLIRQTTIAKLFYETEQLSPAGAVYWRTYQSGLKQNLASKIVVPLQLLVQEQPEFIPGHIYYAEALQKQAQTEEALKVLETAISQYPNEPKLLRAKIAADIADKNWLDASITARQFTLFNPQHPEAAEFAQLADQYLENFQSHLRAELRGNAIGNLITGAVGYALTGNLFGPISALETTIMLLRGESAVGESTAKQAQKYLPMVKDPEVLNYVKKVGQKVAAVSGRNEFDYQFYVVMDDQINAFALPGGKVFVNAGVIMKTESEAELAGLLAHEISHAVLSHGFQLVSRGSLTANVVQYIPYVGGLTGNLIVLNYSRDMERQADVFGTRMLVNAGYAADGVRNLMVKLDREAAKEERPEPPAWLSTHPQTEARISDMENLIIKNNLNRYAYEGVAKHQKISQKVAKLWHQYQQTEEYKERQRDNEY, encoded by the coding sequence ATGAAATTGTTAACAAACTTATTGACAATAATTACAATTATTTTATCAACTAGTCAAACAACTTTTGCTCAAACAACTGTAGCTGAAGCAAACACGGAAAAAACAACGGTTACGGAAAATTATACAGGAACAAACCTCCCCAATAGTGATAATTTAGAACGATCGGAATCAAAAACAGACTCATCAAATGATAATGAAGTTGCTAAAAAACAACCTACTTCTGAACAAATTATCCGTTATCTAAAATTAGCTACAGCAGATCGATTCTATTTAACTGGCAAAAAAGTTGCTGCGGAAAAATTATATCGCGAAGTCAAACAACCTTGGGAAATAGAAAAAAATCTAATTCGTCAAACTACAATTGCCAAACTCTTTTATGAAACAGAACAATTAAGTCCCGCAGGTGCAGTTTATTGGCGAACTTATCAATCAGGTTTGAAACAAAATTTAGCTAGTAAAATTGTTGTGCCTCTACAACTGTTGGTACAAGAACAACCTGAATTCATTCCAGGTCATATTTATTATGCAGAAGCTTTGCAAAAGCAAGCTCAAACAGAAGAAGCCTTAAAAGTTTTAGAGACAGCCATTAGTCAATATCCTAATGAACCTAAATTATTAAGAGCGAAAATTGCAGCAGACATAGCTGATAAAAATTGGTTAGATGCTTCAATTACTGCCCGTCAATTTACTTTATTTAATCCTCAACATCCCGAGGCAGCAGAATTTGCTCAATTAGCAGATCAATATCTAGAAAATTTTCAAAGTCATCTCCGTGCCGAACTGAGAGGAAATGCGATTGGTAACTTAATTACAGGGGCAGTTGGTTATGCTTTAACAGGAAATTTGTTCGGCCCAATTTCTGCTTTAGAAACGACTATTATGTTACTAAGAGGCGAAAGTGCCGTTGGCGAGAGTACCGCTAAACAAGCTCAAAAATATCTGCCAATGGTTAAAGACCCAGAAGTATTAAATTATGTCAAAAAAGTTGGTCAAAAAGTTGCTGCTGTTTCGGGAAGAAATGAATTTGATTATCAATTTTATGTAGTAATGGACGATCAAATTAATGCGTTTGCTTTGCCTGGAGGAAAAGTTTTTGTAAATGCAGGAGTAATTATGAAAACTGAATCAGAAGCAGAATTAGCTGGTTTACTTGCCCATGAAATTTCCCATGCTGTTCTTTCTCATGGTTTTCAATTAGTTTCTCGAGGTAGTCTCACCGCTAATGTCGTTCAATACATTCCTTATGTGGGTGGTTTGACAGGAAACCTGATTGTACTTAATTACAGCCGAGATATGGAAAGACAAGCGGATGTCTTTGGCACAAGAATGTTAGTTAATGCTGGTTACGCTGCTGACGGAGTTCGTAATTTAATGGTTAAGTTAGATCGAGAGGCTGCTAAAGAAGAACGACCCGAACCCCCTGCTTGGTTATCTACTCATCCTCAAACTGAAGCCAGAATTAGTGATATGGAAAATTTGATTATCAAAAATAATTTAAATCGTTATGCTTATGAAGGAGTAGCCAAGCATCAAAAAATTAGTCAAAAAGTTGCTAAATTATGGCACCAATATCAACAGACTGAAGAATATAAAGAGAGACAACGTGATAATGAATATTAA
- the infB gene encoding translation initiation factor IF-2: MNNGKVRIYELSKELNLENKDIKDLCEKLNIAVKSHSSTITESQAERVRTAATKYVPEKTVNESVAHEGDERAKDKLKQQILAIHHKQNQPYSASQSSRKESNSVLAEPPKLLAKPQTKSSNPPTSLSPSHPTQSQLRQPPKSTLETNSSEESVEKTVVERPTAAKPKLISPPSRPQLVKAQARDAQKQAPSKPVASEEEIASPELKVASPEKTVNKAKAKIKSQPSLPKLQRPQPPKPVDEIKEEVAVTSIDEEIPEETEEFDLDSGVKKEKKLKLKRPDLPRKGKTADWEEEEEESLDSAKAAKAKAGNKAKRRPKPLVDDDDDDFDTELDSSMISNSVSLATARPARPKSLEKQPVAATANKVKKPTQKTEKAAKVDKRDRVVAAQPPESVVLSHNLTVRELADLLNTPETDIIKTLFFKGIAVNITQSLELETARAVAEELGVKVETAEVKSAATKETEMLDAADLDNLQLRPPVVTIMGHVDHGKTTLLDSIRKSKVAQGEAGGITQHIGAYHVDIEHNGNQQQIVFLDTPGHEAFTAMRARGTRVTDIAILVVAADDGVQPQTREAISHAKAAEVPIIVAINKIDKPESNPERIKQELTELGLVAEDWGGETIMVPVSALKGENLDNLLEMILLVSEIEELSANPDRLAKGTVIESNLDRARGPVATLLVQNGTLRVGDNIVAGSVFGKIRAMIDDRGDKVEAATPSFAVEVLGLNDVPEAGDEFDVYPTEKEARVVAEARAEQQRDSRLQQAMSSRRITLSSLSAQAQEGELKELNLILKADVHGSVEAIIGSLQQLPQNEVQLRILLAAPGEVTETDVDLAAASGAVIIGFNTTLASGARQAADREGVDIRQYNIIYKLLDDIQGAMEGLLDPEEVEEPLGQAQVRAVFPVGRGTVAGCYVQSGKMVRNAQVRVRRGNAVIYTGVMDSLKRVKEDAKEVNAGYECGIGSSKFNDWQEGDIIEAYEMVFKRRTLSAH, encoded by the coding sequence ATGAACAACGGAAAAGTCAGAATATACGAACTATCAAAAGAATTGAATTTGGAGAACAAAGATATCAAAGACCTCTGCGAAAAACTAAATATAGCCGTTAAGAGTCATAGTAGTACAATTACGGAATCTCAAGCTGAACGAGTCAGGACTGCTGCAACAAAATATGTTCCCGAGAAGACAGTCAATGAGTCTGTCGCTCATGAAGGAGACGAACGAGCCAAAGATAAACTCAAACAACAAATTCTGGCAATTCATCACAAGCAAAACCAGCCTTATTCTGCCTCTCAATCCTCTAGAAAAGAATCTAATTCTGTTTTAGCAGAGCCACCAAAATTACTAGCCAAACCACAAACTAAATCTTCTAATCCACCAACATCTTTATCACCATCTCACCCTACTCAATCTCAACTGAGACAACCTCCTAAATCAACTTTAGAAACAAACTCTTCAGAAGAATCCGTAGAAAAGACCGTGGTAGAAAGACCAACAGCAGCTAAACCCAAACTAATTAGTCCTCCATCAAGACCTCAGTTAGTTAAAGCTCAAGCTAGAGATGCTCAAAAACAAGCTCCTAGCAAACCTGTTGCTTCAGAAGAAGAGATAGCTTCGCCAGAATTGAAAGTAGCTTCACCAGAAAAAACTGTTAACAAAGCTAAAGCTAAAATCAAATCGCAACCTTCATTACCTAAATTACAACGACCTCAACCACCTAAACCAGTTGATGAGATTAAAGAAGAAGTTGCGGTAACATCAATTGATGAAGAAATACCAGAAGAAACCGAGGAATTTGATTTAGACTCGGGTGTTAAAAAAGAGAAAAAACTCAAACTAAAACGCCCAGATTTACCTCGCAAAGGAAAAACAGCAGATTGGGAAGAAGAAGAAGAAGAAAGTCTAGATTCAGCTAAGGCTGCCAAAGCTAAAGCAGGCAATAAAGCTAAGCGTCGTCCTAAACCTTTAGTTGATGATGATGATGATGATTTTGATACAGAATTAGATAGCTCAATGATATCTAATTCTGTAAGTTTGGCTACAGCTCGTCCTGCTAGACCCAAATCATTGGAAAAACAGCCAGTTGCTGCTACAGCCAATAAAGTTAAAAAACCAACCCAAAAAACCGAAAAAGCTGCTAAAGTCGACAAACGCGATCGCGTTGTTGCAGCGCAACCACCAGAATCTGTAGTACTTTCTCATAACCTAACGGTTCGTGAATTAGCCGACCTACTCAATACTCCAGAAACAGACATTATTAAAACTCTTTTCTTTAAGGGAATTGCAGTTAATATTACTCAATCTCTAGAGTTAGAAACTGCTCGCGCCGTTGCCGAAGAATTGGGAGTCAAGGTAGAAACCGCAGAAGTCAAATCAGCAGCAACCAAAGAAACCGAAATGTTAGACGCTGCTGACCTTGATAATCTTCAACTTCGTCCTCCTGTAGTGACCATCATGGGACACGTTGACCACGGTAAAACGACTTTACTCGATTCGATTAGAAAAAGTAAAGTTGCTCAGGGAGAAGCTGGTGGTATTACACAGCACATTGGTGCCTATCATGTTGATATCGAACACAACGGCAACCAACAGCAAATTGTCTTCCTTGATACTCCAGGACACGAAGCTTTCACTGCTATGAGAGCAAGGGGAACACGAGTAACGGACATTGCTATTTTAGTAGTGGCAGCAGATGATGGAGTACAGCCTCAAACTAGAGAGGCAATCAGTCACGCTAAAGCAGCAGAAGTACCGATTATTGTTGCAATCAACAAAATTGATAAACCAGAGTCCAATCCTGAGCGAATCAAACAAGAGCTAACCGAACTTGGATTAGTCGCGGAAGATTGGGGTGGTGAGACAATTATGGTGCCAGTTAGTGCGCTGAAAGGGGAAAATCTGGATAATCTTTTGGAAATGATTCTGCTAGTTTCAGAAATCGAAGAATTATCAGCAAATCCTGATCGTCTTGCCAAAGGAACGGTGATTGAATCCAATCTTGACCGAGCTAGAGGGCCAGTGGCTACTTTATTAGTTCAAAATGGAACTCTTCGAGTCGGAGATAATATTGTCGCTGGTTCTGTTTTTGGTAAGATTCGGGCGATGATCGACGATCGCGGTGATAAAGTCGAAGCAGCTACTCCTTCTTTTGCTGTAGAGGTTTTAGGTCTAAACGATGTTCCAGAAGCAGGAGACGAATTTGATGTCTATCCTACTGAAAAAGAAGCGCGGGTAGTAGCAGAAGCAAGGGCAGAACAGCAAAGAGATTCTCGTCTTCAACAGGCTATGTCTTCTCGGAGAATCACTCTTAGCAGTTTATCGGCTCAGGCTCAAGAAGGAGAACTCAAAGAGCTTAATTTAATCCTAAAAGCAGACGTTCACGGTTCTGTTGAAGCAATTATTGGTTCTCTCCAACAGTTGCCTCAAAATGAAGTACAACTTCGGATCTTGTTAGCTGCCCCAGGAGAAGTAACAGAAACAGATGTTGACTTAGCTGCTGCTAGTGGTGCAGTCATTATTGGTTTTAACACTACTTTAGCTAGTGGTGCGCGCCAAGCTGCTGACCGTGAAGGAGTCGACATTCGTCAGTACAATATCATTTACAAACTACTTGATGATATTCAAGGAGCTATGGAAGGTCTGCTCGATCCCGAAGAAGTGGAAGAACCCCTTGGTCAGGCACAAGTTAGAGCCGTCTTCCCTGTAGGTCGCGGAACAGTTGCTGGTTGTTATGTTCAATCAGGCAAAATGGTTCGTAACGCTCAAGTGAGAGTAAGACGTGGCAATGCAGTAATTTACACAGGTGTCATGGACTCTCTCAAACGAGTCAAAGAGGATGCTAAAGAGGTCAATGCTGGTTATGAATGTGGTATTGGCTCATCTAAGTTTAATGATTGGCAAGAAGGAGATATTATCGAAGCTTACGAAATGGTCTTTAAGCGTCGTACTCTTTCAGCTCATTAA
- a CDS encoding hypothetical protein (transcription termination factor, N utilization substance protein) produces the protein MTIVNLPGLKDMIEQISQRHNLPQTSVQEALREALLKGYERFRRAQSLDRHQFSEEYFDNFNVQLDIEEEGFRILTTKTIVEEVSSNDHEIPLKEVKEQLGDSEFQVGDTVLVDVTPEQKDFGRMAAIQTKQVLLQKLRDQQRKLVQEEFKDLENTLLQARVLRFERQSVIMAVSSGVGQPEVEAELPKREQLVNDTYRSNATFKVYLKKVRETPHRGPQLIVSRSAAGLVVELFSNEVPEIEEEIVRIVAVAREAHPPSRHVGVRTKIAVDTLERDVDPVGACIGARGSRIQAVVNELRGEKIDVIRWSPDPATYIANSLSPARVDKVLLIDAEEKQSLVLVAEDQLSLAIGKEGQNVRLAARLTGWKIDIKDLAKYKEEHDGAAITSEPIADPDEETELEELSS, from the coding sequence ATGACCATAGTAAATCTACCTGGTCTGAAGGATATGATTGAACAAATTAGCCAACGACACAATCTACCTCAAACCTCAGTCCAAGAAGCGTTAAGAGAAGCTTTACTCAAAGGCTATGAAAGATTTCGTCGCGCTCAAAGTTTAGACCGTCATCAATTTAGTGAGGAATACTTTGACAATTTCAACGTCCAGCTAGATATTGAAGAAGAAGGTTTTAGAATTCTCACGACCAAAACCATTGTCGAAGAGGTTTCGAGCAACGACCACGAAATTCCATTAAAAGAAGTTAAAGAACAATTAGGAGATTCAGAATTTCAGGTAGGAGATACCGTTCTAGTTGATGTTACTCCTGAACAAAAAGACTTTGGTCGCATGGCAGCAATTCAAACCAAACAAGTACTGCTACAAAAACTAAGAGACCAACAACGTAAATTAGTTCAGGAAGAGTTTAAAGACTTAGAAAATACCCTTTTACAAGCGCGAGTACTGCGGTTTGAAAGACAGTCAGTTATTATGGCAGTCAGTAGTGGAGTCGGACAACCTGAAGTTGAAGCCGAATTACCAAAACGAGAACAATTAGTTAACGATACCTATCGTTCTAATGCTACTTTCAAAGTTTATTTGAAAAAAGTTCGAGAAACTCCTCATCGAGGGCCTCAGCTAATTGTTTCTAGGTCGGCTGCTGGCTTAGTCGTAGAATTATTTAGCAACGAAGTACCAGAAATCGAAGAAGAAATCGTCAGAATTGTAGCAGTTGCTCGTGAAGCTCATCCTCCCTCTCGTCATGTAGGTGTTCGCACCAAAATAGCGGTAGATACTCTAGAGAGAGATGTCGACCCAGTAGGAGCTTGTATCGGTGCTAGAGGTTCTCGGATCCAAGCTGTTGTTAATGAATTGCGTGGAGAAAAAATTGATGTAATTCGCTGGTCTCCAGACCCTGCAACTTATATTGCCAATTCTCTCAGTCCTGCTAGAGTTGATAAAGTCTTGCTCATTGATGCTGAGGAAAAACAATCGCTAGTATTAGTTGCTGAAGACCAACTCAGTTTAGCAATTGGCAAAGAAGGTCAGAATGTCCGTTTGGCTGCTCGTTTAACGGGATGGAAAATTGATATTAAAGACCTTGCCAAATACAAAGAAGAACACGACGGTGCTGCGATAACCTCTGAACCAATTGCCGATCCCGATGAAGAAACCGAATTAGAAGAATTATCATCATAG
- a CDS encoding hypothetical protein (protein of unknown function DUF448) gives MQPNYRRCLSCRKIAPKNSFLRIVRIYPSYQIKLEEGMGRSAYLCPEEDCLLKARHKNRLGRSLRANIPEEIYRSLAQRLQTKCHN, from the coding sequence ATGCAACCAAACTATCGACGTTGTCTTAGTTGTCGAAAAATAGCTCCAAAAAATTCATTTTTGCGAATTGTTAGAATATATCCTTCTTACCAAATTAAACTAGAAGAAGGAATGGGACGTTCAGCTTATTTGTGTCCTGAGGAGGATTGTTTATTAAAAGCTCGTCACAAAAATCGTTTAGGGCGTTCTTTACGAGCTAATATTCCAGAAGAAATTTATCGCAGTTTAGCTCAACGCTTGCAAACAAAATGTCACAATTAA
- a CDS encoding Abortive infection protein, which translates to MANYNNSEIEPLSRTQILVVMGVTAVILLGVAKIWQRLGSVKLLPVIFDLNALLWGIGMAAGITFASSIIYWLWPAYRQSADLYLELVIKPLVLPDLIWLGLLPGLSEELLFRGVMLPALGLNLAAVIISSLLFGVLHLSGAGQWPYVVWATIVGFALGYSALLTGNLLIPIIAHIITNLVSSILWKATHPQTSKE; encoded by the coding sequence GTGGCAAATTATAATAATTCAGAAATCGAACCTCTCAGCCGTACCCAGATTTTAGTAGTTATGGGTGTTACTGCGGTGATTTTGTTAGGTGTAGCTAAAATATGGCAAAGGTTAGGTTCTGTAAAACTTTTACCTGTAATCTTCGATCTCAATGCCTTACTCTGGGGTATTGGTATGGCAGCAGGGATTACTTTTGCTAGTAGTATTATTTATTGGCTTTGGCCTGCTTATCGACAAAGTGCGGATCTGTATTTGGAATTAGTCATTAAACCGTTAGTTTTACCCGATTTAATTTGGTTGGGTCTTCTTCCTGGTTTAAGTGAAGAATTATTATTTCGGGGAGTAATGTTGCCTGCTTTGGGGTTAAATTTAGCTGCTGTAATTATTTCTAGCTTATTATTTGGTGTTCTTCATCTAAGTGGTGCTGGACAGTGGCCTTATGTAGTTTGGGCAACAATAGTAGGTTTTGCTTTAGGTTACAGTGCCTTATTGACAGGTAATTTATTAATCCCAATTATTGCCCATATTATTACTAACCTAGTTTCTAGTATTCTGTGGAAAGCAACTCATCCTCAAACAAGCAAAGAATAA
- a CDS encoding peptidase M16 domain protein produces MPKKVFSYKKNLIGLILVAFCLGWNSLVLPAYGEANSPVAGSSIQPYLAKVIKNVTEFRLDNGMKFIVLENHEAPVISFVTYANVGGVDEPDGKTGVAHFLEHLAFKGTKKIGTTNYAAEKPYLDRLDRIFAEIKTAQDLGKKEEIAQLTEEFNRTQSQANKFVKQNEYGQIVDTAGGVGLNAATSADYTTYFYSFPANKLELWMSLESERFLEPVFREFYKEKQVILEERRLRTDNSPIGKMLEVFLDNAFAKHPYKRPTIGYTEDITNLTREDVSQFFATYYAPNNLTVAIVGDVDPEEVKSLAKVYFGRYHAQTKPGKVTLVEPPQQKTREVTLEFPTQPWYLEGYHIPALTAPDYPIYEVIADLLSNGRTSRLYQSLIEKQQVALSAEGFSGFPGDKYPNLLLFYALTAPGHSVDDVATALRAEIERLKTEPVTEVELERVKTKLKADLLRTLDSNMGMADLLAEYEAKTGSWRNVFDELDAIASVTAADIQRVAKKTFVSENRTVGRLLSAQSE; encoded by the coding sequence ATGCCCAAAAAAGTATTTAGTTACAAAAAAAATTTAATCGGATTGATCCTAGTTGCTTTTTGCTTAGGCTGGAATAGTTTAGTTTTACCAGCTTATGGAGAGGCTAACAGTCCTGTTGCTGGTAGTTCGATTCAACCTTATTTAGCCAAAGTAATCAAAAATGTCACTGAATTTCGGCTTGATAATGGTATGAAGTTTATCGTGTTAGAAAATCACGAAGCACCAGTAATTTCCTTTGTTACTTATGCAAATGTGGGTGGTGTAGATGAACCCGATGGCAAAACTGGAGTTGCTCATTTTTTAGAGCATTTAGCTTTTAAAGGAACTAAAAAAATTGGAACAACAAATTATGCAGCGGAAAAACCTTATTTAGATCGTTTAGATCGAATTTTTGCTGAGATCAAAACTGCTCAAGATCTAGGAAAAAAAGAAGAGATAGCACAACTTACTGAAGAGTTTAATCGCACTCAATCCCAAGCCAATAAATTTGTTAAACAAAACGAATATGGACAAATTGTTGATACCGCTGGCGGAGTAGGGTTAAATGCAGCTACATCGGCTGATTACACTACTTATTTTTATAGTTTTCCTGCCAATAAATTAGAGTTATGGATGTCTTTAGAGTCGGAAAGGTTTTTAGAACCTGTATTTAGAGAATTTTATAAAGAAAAACAGGTAATTTTAGAAGAAAGAAGGTTAAGAACTGATAATTCTCCAATTGGCAAAATGTTGGAAGTTTTTCTGGATAATGCTTTTGCTAAACATCCTTATAAACGTCCGACGATTGGTTATACCGAAGATATTACTAATCTTACGAGGGAAGATGTCAGTCAGTTTTTTGCGACTTATTATGCTCCGAACAATTTAACTGTGGCAATTGTGGGTGATGTCGATCCTGAAGAAGTCAAAAGTTTAGCTAAGGTGTATTTTGGTCGTTATCATGCTCAAACAAAGCCTGGTAAAGTAACGCTAGTTGAACCACCACAACAAAAAACTAGAGAAGTTACCTTAGAATTTCCGACTCAACCTTGGTATTTGGAAGGTTATCATATTCCTGCTTTAACTGCTCCTGATTATCCCATTTATGAAGTGATTGCTGATTTACTGAGTAATGGGAGAACTTCCCGTTTGTATCAATCTTTAATTGAAAAACAACAAGTTGCTTTGTCCGCCGAAGGTTTTAGCGGGTTTCCTGGTGACAAATATCCCAATTTACTTCTATTTTATGCTTTAACCGCTCCTGGACATAGTGTCGATGATGTAGCAACTGCACTGCGAGCAGAAATTGAACGACTCAAAACCGAACCAGTGACAGAAGTAGAACTAGAGCGAGTTAAAACGAAGCTAAAAGCAGATTTGCTACGTACTTTGGATTCTAATATGGGAATGGCAGATTTATTGGCTGAATATGAGGCAAAAACTGGTAGTTGGCGGAATGTCTTTGATGAATTAGATGCGATCGCATCAGTAACGGCTGCTGATATTCAAAGAGTAGCAAAGAAAACTTTTGTGTCTGAAAATCGTACAGTTGGACGTTTGTTGTCAGCGCAAAGCGAATAG